A window from Flavobacterium sp. 83 encodes these proteins:
- a CDS encoding T9SS type A sorting domain-containing protein, with protein sequence MKKITLFILVLISCIGYSQNAPITFETGDPGSTWTFGSFENGSGAGYSKVTNPFPGGINTSATVGKFIAGTTASGAAPYAGFESAHASGANGIGTFTLSASNSIIKIMVYKTVISDVAIKFAIANGGAQPEIKVPNTKINEWEELTFDFSGKIGLFETINIDQIIFFLDFNARTTETTSYFDNVTFSAKPTATVPAVAAPTPTKLAADVISLFSNAYTNVTVDNWRADWGQSGNVLSDIQIAGNDTKKYTDLSYFGVITEANKIDASAMLNFHVDVWTPNVTTFKIKIVDFGADGVYQGGDDKEFEVTRTLTLSGWNSLEIPLSEFTGLTTKAHIAQFVFSGTAGTIYIDNVYFNKTAAVIPPPAAPYAPVTFETGEYGSTWTLTSFDNPSGPSTTSLLSINPDKTGINSSNTVAKFTALITGAWYTGFETSHASGVNGIGTFTLDATNSTVKMMVYKDVISKVGIKFARPDNGSTGEITVTNTKINEWEELTFNFAGKIGEGVSTGIDQIIVFPDFIPDGTTREANHVCYVDNIRFSAKIDVPVVSSVPTVAAPTPTVIAANVISLFSNAYTNVTVDNWRADWGQSGNVLSDIQIAGNDTKKYTDLSYFGVITEANKIDASAMLNFHVDVWTPNVTTFKIKIVDFGADGAYQGGDDKEFEVTRTLALSGWNSLEIPLSEFTGLTTKAHIAQFVFSGSAGTIYIDNVYFNKTAVVVVPTVPTVAAPTPATAQSNVISLFSNAYTNVTVDNWRADWGQSGNVLSDLQIAGNDTKKYTDLSYFGVITEANKIDATPMLYFHVDVWTPNVATFKVKIVDFGADGAYQGGDDKEFEVTRTLTLSGWNSLDIPMSEFTGLTTKAHVAQFVFSGLAGTIYMDNVYFSKVATNLSIANFEISKVRMYPNPTSNYMTIEANNTIERVAVYNLLGQEVLVKSPKNNSTILQTSELQKGVYIVKTEINGKVNVAKIIKD encoded by the coding sequence ATGAAAAAAATTACTTTGTTCATTTTGGTGTTAATCTCCTGCATAGGATATTCGCAAAATGCACCTATAACTTTCGAGACTGGAGATCCCGGTTCTACTTGGACATTTGGGTCTTTTGAAAATGGAAGTGGAGCTGGATATTCAAAAGTTACTAATCCATTTCCGGGCGGAATTAACACTTCAGCGACGGTAGGGAAATTTATAGCAGGAACAACTGCATCTGGTGCGGCTCCCTATGCTGGATTTGAGTCTGCACATGCTTCGGGTGCAAATGGCATTGGAACTTTTACTTTAAGTGCTTCCAATAGTATCATAAAAATAATGGTATATAAAACTGTCATAAGCGATGTGGCAATCAAATTCGCAATAGCAAATGGTGGTGCTCAACCGGAAATTAAAGTGCCAAATACTAAAATTAACGAATGGGAGGAATTAACTTTTGACTTTTCAGGAAAGATAGGATTGTTTGAAACCATCAATATTGATCAAATTATATTCTTTTTAGATTTCAATGCCAGAACAACAGAAACAACCAGTTATTTTGATAATGTTACTTTTTCAGCAAAACCAACTGCTACTGTTCCAGCAGTTGCTGCGCCAACACCCACGAAACTAGCAGCAGATGTAATTTCGTTGTTTAGCAATGCTTATACTAATGTGACTGTTGATAATTGGAGAGCAGATTGGGGACAATCAGGTAATGTTTTATCTGATATTCAAATTGCTGGAAATGACACTAAAAAATATACTGATTTAAGTTATTTTGGAGTTATTACGGAAGCCAATAAAATTGACGCTTCTGCAATGCTTAATTTTCATGTTGATGTTTGGACACCAAATGTGACTACCTTTAAAATCAAAATAGTAGATTTTGGAGCTGATGGCGTTTACCAAGGAGGTGATGATAAAGAATTTGAAGTTACCCGTACATTAACATTGAGTGGCTGGAATAGTTTAGAAATTCCGCTGTCAGAATTTACAGGTTTGACTACAAAAGCGCATATTGCACAGTTTGTTTTCTCTGGAACTGCAGGAACCATATACATAGATAATGTTTATTTTAACAAAACGGCGGCAGTTATTCCTCCTCCTGCTGCTCCTTATGCGCCAGTTACATTTGAAACAGGCGAGTATGGTTCTACTTGGACTTTGACTTCTTTTGATAATCCTTCTGGACCGTCAACAACATCTTTGTTAAGTATAAATCCCGATAAAACTGGAATCAATAGCTCTAACACAGTTGCAAAATTTACAGCTTTAATTACAGGTGCATGGTATACAGGTTTTGAAACCTCACATGCTTCAGGAGTTAATGGTATTGGGACTTTTACTTTGGACGCAACAAACAGCACGGTTAAAATGATGGTGTATAAAGATGTTATCAGTAAAGTAGGAATCAAGTTTGCACGCCCTGATAATGGTTCGACAGGTGAAATCACAGTCACTAATACTAAAATTAACGAATGGGAAGAATTAACATTCAACTTTGCAGGAAAAATAGGTGAAGGAGTTTCAACAGGAATTGATCAAATTATTGTATTCCCTGATTTTATTCCGGATGGAACAACAAGAGAGGCCAATCATGTATGTTATGTGGATAATATTAGGTTTTCTGCAAAAATAGATGTGCCTGTTGTATCAAGTGTGCCAACAGTTGCAGCGCCGACACCTACGGTTATTGCAGCAAATGTTATTTCGTTATTTAGTAACGCTTATACAAATGTCACTGTTGATAATTGGAGAGCTGATTGGGGACAATCTGGTAATGTTTTATCGGACATTCAAATTGCTGGAAATGATACTAAAAAATATACAGATTTAAGTTATTTTGGAGTCATCACGGAAGCCAATAAAATAGATGCTTCTGCAATGCTTAATTTCCATGTTGATGTTTGGACGCCAAATGTAACTACATTTAAAATCAAAATAGTAGATTTTGGTGCTGATGGCGCTTATCAAGGTGGTGATGATAAGGAATTTGAAGTGACTCGTACATTAGCATTAAGTGGTTGGAATAGTTTAGAAATTCCGCTTTCAGAGTTTACAGGTTTGACTACAAAAGCGCATATTGCACAGTTTGTTTTTTCCGGATCAGCAGGAACAATATATATTGATAATGTCTATTTTAATAAAACAGCTGTAGTTGTTGTCCCAACTGTTCCTACAGTGGCTGCGCCAACGCCTGCGACAGCTCAGTCAAATGTGATTTCATTATTTAGTAATGCTTACACAAATGTAACAGTTGACAATTGGAGAGCTGATTGGGGACAATCAGGAAATGTTTTATCGGACCTTCAAATTGCGGGAAATGATACTAAGAAATATACAGATCTAAGTTATTTTGGAGTTATTACGGAAGCAAATAAAATTGACGCCACTCCAATGCTTTATTTTCATGTTGATGTTTGGACTCCAAATGTAGCTACATTCAAAGTAAAAATCGTAGATTTTGGTGCTGATGGCGCTTATCAAGGCGGTGATGATAAGGAATTTGAAGTGACTCGTACATTAACATTAAGTGGCTGGAATAGTTTAGATATTCCAATGTCAGAGTTTACAGGTTTGACAACAAAAGCACATGTTGCACAGTTTGTTTTCTCCGGATTAGCTGGCACGATTTATATGGATAATGTATATTTTAGTAAAGTAGCCACTAATCTGAGCATTGCTAATTTTGAGATTTCAAAAGTTAGAATGTATCCAAATCCGACTAGTAATTATATGACAATTGAAGCAAATAACACGATTGAAAGAGTCGCTGTTTATAATCTTTTGGGTCAAGAGGTTTTAGTAAAAAGTCCCAAAAATAATTCAACAATCTTACAAACGAGTGAACTTCAAAAAGGAGTATATATAGTAAAAACAGAGATTAACGGAAAAGTCAATGTCGCTAAAATTATTAAAGATTAA
- the odhB gene encoding 2-oxoglutarate dehydrogenase complex dihydrolipoyllysine-residue succinyltransferase, which translates to MILEMKVPSPGESIKEVEIATWLVKDGDYVEKDQAIAEVDSDKATLELPAEASGIITLKAEEGDAVAVGAVVCLIDTSAAKPSSSAPEAVVEAPKTEVKAEAPKAAPVAAAPVAAAPAATYASGTPSPAARKILDEKNIAPASVTGTGKDGRITKDDAVNAVPSMGTPTGGSRGTERTKLSMLRRKVAERLVAAKNETAMLTTFNEVNMTPINLIRNEYKDAFKAKHGGIGLGYMSFFTKAVTRALKLFPDVNSMMDGDHKIAFDFCDISIAVSGPKGLMVPVVRNAENLTFRGVEADIKRLALKARDGQITVDDMTGGTFTITNGGVFGSMLSTPIINPPQSGILGMHNIIERPIAVNGKVEIHPMMYVALSYDHRIIDGRESVGFLVAVKEALENPLELLMDNNPKKALEL; encoded by the coding sequence ATGATTTTAGAAATGAAAGTCCCATCACCAGGGGAATCTATAAAAGAAGTTGAAATTGCAACTTGGTTAGTAAAAGACGGAGACTATGTAGAGAAAGACCAAGCAATTGCTGAGGTTGATTCTGATAAAGCGACATTAGAATTACCTGCAGAAGCAAGCGGAATCATTACATTAAAAGCAGAAGAAGGTGATGCTGTAGCAGTAGGAGCGGTAGTTTGTTTAATTGATACTAGCGCTGCAAAACCATCTAGTTCTGCACCAGAAGCAGTGGTTGAAGCACCAAAAACTGAAGTTAAAGCAGAAGCGCCAAAAGCAGCTCCGGTAGCAGCAGCTCCGGTAGCAGCAGCTCCAGCAGCAACTTATGCTTCAGGAACTCCATCTCCAGCAGCAAGAAAAATATTAGACGAAAAAAATATTGCACCAGCTTCAGTAACAGGAACTGGAAAAGACGGAAGAATCACTAAAGATGATGCCGTTAATGCAGTGCCATCTATGGGAACACCTACAGGTGGATCTCGCGGAACAGAGCGTACGAAATTATCGATGTTGCGTAGAAAAGTAGCAGAAAGATTAGTAGCTGCTAAAAACGAAACAGCGATGTTGACTACTTTCAATGAAGTAAACATGACGCCAATCAACTTGATTCGTAATGAATACAAAGATGCGTTCAAAGCAAAACACGGCGGAATTGGTTTAGGATACATGTCTTTCTTTACTAAAGCTGTAACTAGAGCATTAAAATTATTCCCGGATGTAAATTCGATGATGGATGGTGATCATAAGATTGCTTTCGATTTTTGCGATATTTCAATTGCGGTTTCAGGACCAAAAGGATTAATGGTTCCTGTAGTTCGTAATGCTGAAAACTTGACTTTCCGCGGAGTTGAAGCAGATATTAAAAGATTAGCATTAAAAGCTCGTGATGGGCAAATTACTGTTGATGATATGACTGGAGGAACGTTCACGATTACTAATGGTGGTGTTTTTGGAAGTATGTTATCTACTCCAATTATTAATCCTCCACAATCTGGAATCCTTGGAATGCACAACATTATCGAACGTCCAATTGCTGTAAACGGTAAAGTGGAAATTCACCCAATGATGTACGTAGCTTTATCTTATGACCACAGAATTATTGATGGTCGTGAGTCTGTAGGTTTCTTGGTTGCAGTAAAAGAAGCTTTAGAAAACCCATTAGAATTATTGATGGACAACAATCCTAAAAAAGCATTAGAATTGTAA
- a CDS encoding 2-oxoglutarate dehydrogenase E1 component, whose amino-acid sequence MDRFSFLNAAHTEFFAQLYDQYLVNPDSVEPSWRSFFQGFDFGMTTYNEENPVTYIANVASGNMESTHVSEKLQKEFNVLKLIDGYRSRGHLFTKTNPVRERRATLPTLEIANFSLSPADLNTVFDAAKVIGIQPCTLQEIIMHLEAIYCQHIGVEYMYIRKPEMINWIQDKLGINDNQPNFSADEKKSILDKLNEAVSFENFLHTKYVGQKRFSLEGGESVIPALDALIEKAAEKGVEQFVMGMAHRGRLNVLANIFGKSTQDIFGEFDGKDYDQEYFDGDVKYHLGLTADKVTRTGKKININLAPNPSHLETVGAVIEGITRAKQDKYFPNDFSKVLPIAVHGDAAIAGQGILYEIVQMAQLDGYKTGGTIHIVINNQVGFTTNYLDARSSTYCTDVAKVTLSPVLHVNADDAEAVVHAMSFALDFRMQFGRDVFIDLLGYRKYGHNEGDEPRFTQPVLYKIIAKHQNPRDIYAEKLLSEGIIDATYVNGLEKEYKSNLEVNLEASRKKDLTIITPFMKNEWKGFEQVTDTQMLENVDTSYSKDGLDSIIKTISSLPSDKKFINKITKIVTDRKTGYDNNTIDWGTAEALAYGSLLTEGFDIRISGQDVERGTFSHRHAVVKVEDSEEEVILLNAIENKKGKFNIFNSLLSEYGVLGFDYGYALANPNTLTIWEAQFGDFSNGAQIMIDQYISCGEDKWNNQNGIVLLLPHGYEGQGAEHSSARMERYLQLCARQNMYVADCTTPANFFHLLRRQMKTTFRKPLIVFTPKSLLRDPRVVSSVEEFANGSFQETFDDETVNKADVKTLVFCTGKFYYDITAERENNGRNDVAVVRIEQLFPLPVEQLKAIIAKYPNADDYVWAQEEPKNMGAYSYMLMNFDLVKWRLASLKAYAAPAAGSYTRAKRRQADAIRMVFDKNLFR is encoded by the coding sequence ATGGATAGGTTTTCATTTTTAAACGCAGCACACACCGAATTTTTCGCACAATTATACGATCAATATTTAGTAAATCCAGATAGCGTAGAGCCAAGTTGGAGAAGTTTTTTTCAAGGTTTTGACTTTGGAATGACCACTTACAATGAGGAGAATCCAGTAACCTACATTGCAAATGTAGCTTCTGGGAATATGGAGAGCACTCATGTATCGGAAAAACTTCAAAAAGAATTTAACGTACTTAAATTGATTGATGGCTATCGTTCTCGTGGGCATTTGTTTACCAAAACAAATCCTGTAAGAGAAAGAAGAGCTACTTTGCCTACACTTGAAATCGCAAATTTTTCGCTTTCTCCGGCTGATTTAAATACGGTCTTTGATGCGGCAAAAGTTATCGGCATTCAGCCTTGTACACTTCAGGAAATTATAATGCACCTTGAGGCAATTTATTGTCAGCATATTGGTGTTGAATACATGTATATTCGTAAGCCTGAAATGATTAATTGGATTCAAGATAAATTAGGAATAAACGATAATCAGCCTAATTTTTCTGCTGATGAAAAGAAATCTATTCTTGACAAATTAAATGAAGCAGTTTCTTTTGAAAATTTCTTACATACAAAATATGTTGGTCAAAAACGATTTTCACTTGAAGGAGGGGAATCTGTAATTCCTGCTTTGGATGCTTTAATTGAAAAGGCTGCCGAAAAAGGAGTAGAGCAATTTGTAATGGGAATGGCACATCGTGGTCGTTTAAATGTTTTGGCCAATATTTTTGGTAAATCAACTCAAGATATTTTTGGTGAGTTTGACGGTAAAGATTACGATCAGGAATATTTTGATGGTGACGTAAAATACCACTTAGGTCTTACGGCTGATAAAGTTACCCGTACAGGTAAAAAAATAAATATCAATTTAGCTCCAAATCCTTCTCACCTAGAAACTGTAGGTGCAGTAATTGAAGGAATCACAAGAGCAAAACAAGATAAATATTTCCCTAATGATTTCTCTAAAGTATTGCCAATTGCCGTTCACGGGGATGCCGCAATTGCCGGTCAGGGAATTCTTTATGAAATAGTGCAAATGGCACAATTGGACGGATATAAAACGGGAGGTACAATTCACATTGTAATCAATAATCAGGTTGGTTTTACAACTAATTATCTGGATGCCCGTTCATCAACCTATTGTACAGATGTTGCCAAAGTAACACTTTCGCCTGTATTACACGTGAATGCAGATGATGCTGAAGCTGTAGTACACGCTATGTCATTTGCGTTGGATTTCAGAATGCAATTTGGTCGTGATGTATTCATTGACTTATTAGGATATAGAAAATACGGACATAATGAAGGTGATGAACCTCGTTTCACGCAGCCAGTTTTATATAAAATTATTGCAAAACATCAAAACCCAAGAGATATTTATGCTGAAAAGCTATTGTCAGAAGGAATTATTGATGCTACATATGTAAACGGATTAGAAAAAGAATACAAATCTAATCTTGAAGTAAATCTTGAAGCTTCCCGTAAAAAAGACTTGACAATCATTACTCCATTTATGAAAAATGAATGGAAAGGTTTTGAACAAGTAACGGATACGCAAATGCTTGAAAACGTCGATACTTCGTATTCTAAAGACGGATTAGATTCTATTATAAAAACAATCTCAAGCTTACCGTCAGATAAGAAGTTCATCAATAAAATAACTAAAATTGTTACTGATAGAAAAACAGGTTACGACAATAACACTATAGATTGGGGAACTGCTGAGGCATTAGCTTATGGTTCGCTTTTGACAGAAGGTTTTGATATTCGTATTTCAGGTCAAGACGTGGAGCGTGGTACATTCTCTCACCGCCACGCAGTGGTTAAAGTAGAAGATTCTGAGGAAGAAGTAATCTTATTGAATGCTATCGAAAACAAAAAAGGGAAATTCAATATTTTCAATTCTCTTTTATCTGAATATGGTGTTTTAGGTTTTGATTATGGCTATGCTTTAGCAAACCCAAATACACTTACAATATGGGAAGCACAGTTTGGAGATTTCAGTAATGGAGCCCAAATTATGATTGACCAATATATTTCTTGTGGAGAAGATAAATGGAACAATCAAAACGGTATTGTTTTATTATTGCCTCACGGTTACGAAGGACAAGGAGCAGAGCATTCATCTGCTAGAATGGAACGTTATTTACAATTGTGTGCCAGACAAAATATGTATGTTGCTGATTGTACAACGCCAGCCAACTTCTTCCACTTGTTGAGAAGACAAATGAAAACTACTTTCCGTAAACCACTTATTGTGTTCACACCAAAAAGTTTATTGCGTGATCCAAGAGTTGTTTCTTCTGTTGAAGAATTTGCAAATGGTAGTTTCCAAGAAACATTTGATGATGAAACAGTAAATAAAGCAGATGTGAAAACATTAGTTTTCTGTACCGGTAAATTCTATTATGACATCACTGCCGAAAGAGAAAATAACGGTCGTAATGATGTTGCTGTAGTTAGAATCGAACAATTGTTCCCATTACCGGTAGAACAATTAAAAGCCATTATCGCTAAATATCCAAACGCGGATGATTATGTTTGGGCACAAGAAGAACCTAAAAACATGGGAGCTTACAGCTATATGTTGATGAATTTCGATTTAGTAAAATGGAGATTGGCTTCACTAAAAGCATATGCAGCACCGGCAGCAGGAAGTTATACAAGAGCAAAACGCCGTCAGGCTGATGCAATACGAATGGTATTCGATAAAAATTTATTTAGATAA
- a CDS encoding lycopene cyclase domain-containing protein — MDDKYGYLFLGIFLFVIWISFYIIRKDIRRKLIKVSWFGGFAGFIAEYWYFKDYWHPYSVLGRKIVSVEDFIFGFTITGISVVAYDIFFKTKDQEFVANNKRIFGIMFLIGVVSLFVFNIFLGYNSIFVSSITFVILTVFMLINRADLLKEAFYSGFIMLIMMFVNYHILFNMIFIDFWDKCWLLANTKYGITIYGNIPLTEMIWYFTWGSFSGVAYNFASGKKKIQLSE, encoded by the coding sequence ATGGACGATAAATATGGGTATTTATTTTTAGGTATATTCTTGTTCGTAATTTGGATTTCATTTTACATAATAAGGAAAGACATTAGAAGAAAGCTAATTAAAGTGAGTTGGTTTGGCGGCTTTGCTGGTTTTATAGCTGAATATTGGTATTTTAAAGATTATTGGCATCCCTATTCAGTACTTGGCAGAAAGATAGTTTCGGTTGAAGATTTTATTTTTGGCTTTACAATTACAGGAATTTCAGTAGTTGCATATGATATTTTCTTTAAAACTAAAGATCAAGAGTTTGTCGCTAATAATAAGAGAATATTTGGAATTATGTTCTTGATTGGCGTGGTGTCATTATTTGTGTTTAATATATTTTTAGGGTATAATTCCATTTTTGTAAGTTCGATTACATTTGTAATACTCACTGTATTTATGTTAATCAACAGAGCTGATTTGTTGAAAGAGGCTTTTTACTCAGGTTTCATTATGCTAATTATGATGTTTGTAAATTATCATATATTGTTTAATATGATTTTTATTGATTTCTGGGATAAATGCTGGCTTTTGGCCAATACTAAATATGGAATAACTATTTATGGTAATATTCCGTTAACAGAAATGATATGGTATTTTACTTGGGGAAGCTTTTCGGGTGTGGCCTATAATTTTGCTTCTGGCAAAAAAAAGATTCAACTTTCAGAATAA
- a CDS encoding polyprenyl synthetase family protein has product MHTIYQYQEFISEYLQSQYEPKEPKNLYEPIHYILDLGGKRMRPVLTLMSAEVFDADYKRALPAALAVEVFHNFSLVHDDIMDDAPLRRGKKTVHEKWNINTGILSGDAMLILAYQYFEKYEPVIFRKLAKLFSKTALEVCEGQQWDVDFEVRNDVTIPEYLKMIEYKTAVLVAAAMKMGAIVAQTSEENANLIYEFGLNLGLAFQLQDDYLDAFGNPETFGKQVGGDIIENKKTYLYLKAIEFSNPAEKEQLLHSFSIKMDDNASKISAVKEIFNSTGASQDTQKAIEEYTLKAFETLEKMDISEDKKAMLKDFGENLMGRNK; this is encoded by the coding sequence ATGCATACCATTTACCAGTATCAGGAGTTCATTTCGGAATATTTGCAATCACAATATGAACCCAAAGAGCCCAAAAATTTGTATGAACCCATACATTATATTTTAGATCTTGGAGGAAAAAGAATGCGTCCAGTACTTACACTTATGAGCGCTGAAGTTTTTGATGCGGATTATAAAAGAGCGTTGCCAGCTGCTTTGGCTGTTGAGGTTTTTCATAATTTTTCTTTGGTCCATGATGATATTATGGACGATGCTCCCTTGCGAAGAGGAAAGAAAACGGTGCATGAAAAATGGAATATCAATACGGGTATTTTATCTGGTGATGCAATGCTGATTTTAGCATACCAATATTTTGAAAAGTACGAACCTGTGATTTTTCGTAAACTTGCTAAATTGTTCAGTAAAACGGCTCTTGAAGTTTGTGAAGGACAACAATGGGACGTGGATTTTGAAGTTAGAAATGATGTGACCATTCCTGAATATCTCAAAATGATTGAGTATAAGACAGCCGTTCTTGTAGCTGCTGCAATGAAAATGGGTGCAATAGTTGCACAAACTTCAGAAGAAAATGCAAATTTAATCTATGAATTTGGTTTGAATTTGGGGTTGGCTTTTCAATTACAGGATGATTATCTGGATGCATTTGGTAATCCAGAAACCTTTGGAAAACAAGTAGGAGGTGATATCATAGAAAACAAAAAAACGTATTTGTATCTAAAAGCCATCGAGTTTTCGAATCCAGCAGAAAAAGAGCAATTGTTGCATTCATTTTCTATTAAAATGGATGATAATGCAAGTAAAATTAGTGCCGTGAAAGAAATTTTCAATTCAACTGGCGCATCTCAAGACACGCAAAAAGCTATTGAAGAGTATACATTGAAAGCTTTTGAAACCTTAGAGAAAATGGATATTTCGGAAGATAAAAAAGCGATGTTAAAAGACTTTGGCGAAAATTTAATGGGTAGAAATAAATAA
- a CDS encoding YceI family protein, which yields MTTTWTIDSTQSDVLIKIRHSIIAYLAGTINKFKGHIDIQDNEIEDASIEFSLDVNNTDTKLEQIDSHLRLNDFLDVNEYPIISFKSTSFQKVNKNINFLKGNLTIKNITKIVELDAEFIGISAYNGDQKAAFEITGAINRNDFGLTSNAYTQTGGITTGQDIKLIANLEFTV from the coding sequence ATGACAACAACATGGACAATTGATTCAACACAATCTGATGTTTTGATTAAAATAAGACATTCGATAATTGCATATTTGGCAGGGACAATCAACAAATTCAAAGGCCATATAGACATTCAGGACAATGAAATTGAAGATGCTTCAATAGAATTTTCTTTGGATGTGAACAACACCGATACGAAACTGGAACAAATTGATTCGCATCTAAGACTGAATGATTTTTTGGATGTTAATGAATATCCAATAATAAGTTTTAAATCAACCTCTTTTCAAAAAGTAAATAAGAATATTAATTTTTTAAAAGGAAATTTAACTATCAAAAATATCACTAAAATTGTTGAACTTGATGCAGAATTCATTGGAATCAGCGCTTATAATGGCGATCAAAAAGCAGCCTTTGAAATAACTGGAGCTATTAATCGTAACGACTTTGGATTAACATCAAATGCATATACGCAAACTGGTGGTATAACAACAGGACAAGACATTAAGCTCATTGCAAATTTAGAATTCACAGTTTAA
- a CDS encoding TetR/AcrR family transcriptional regulator gives MKEKIISKASDMFLKLGFKSITMDDIAGEMCISKKTIYKYFCNKELLIEESTATIHKEVHQIIYSIIAKNYNAIEENFEIRKMFKEMFKSSDTSPIYQLKKHYPEIHNKVMSREIEECNTIFKQNIEKGIKQGLYRSDLNIETYVRFYYILIFSINGNTKSEKEAQKIELEILEYHTRAMATEKGIIELEKQLLNPNI, from the coding sequence ATGAAAGAGAAAATAATATCAAAAGCAAGCGATATGTTCTTAAAACTAGGTTTTAAGAGCATTACAATGGATGATATTGCAGGTGAAATGTGTATTTCTAAAAAAACAATCTACAAATACTTTTGTAATAAAGAATTACTAATTGAGGAAAGCACAGCTACAATACATAAAGAAGTGCATCAAATTATTTATAGCATCATTGCTAAAAATTACAATGCCATTGAGGAAAATTTTGAGATAAGAAAAATGTTCAAGGAAATGTTTAAATCCTCAGACACCTCCCCTATTTACCAATTAAAAAAGCACTACCCTGAAATACATAATAAGGTAATGTCAAGAGAAATAGAAGAGTGCAACACCATATTCAAACAAAATATTGAAAAAGGAATTAAACAAGGTTTGTATCGAAGTGATCTAAACATAGAAACCTATGTACGGTTTTATTATATCCTTATTTTTAGTATTAATGGAAATACTAAATCTGAAAAAGAAGCCCAAAAAATAGAACTTGAAATTCTAGAATACCACACCAGAGCTATGGCAACAGAAAAAGGAATTATTGAACTTGAAAAACAATTACTAAACCCTAATATATAA